DNA from Rhodobacteraceae bacterium M382:
GGCCGCGGCCTTGGTCGGGTTCTGGAAACGCGAAGAAGTCAATCGCCTGCTCGCGGTCAACTCGCTGTTTTCACCGGAGAAGATTGTTCACAACTTCTCCAACATGGATTCCGCGTTCCTCAGTACGCCAGTGTCCCGCGGCAATGCGCCGGTCTCTCCCCTACTCCAGGGGGCCGAGATGGAATTGCCCGATGGTGTCGATCAGTGGGTAATAGACAGAAGCGTCACCTCGATGCTGGTGATGCACGGCGGCGAGGTGCGATTTGAGGCCTATTACCTCGGCACCAACCCTGATGACAGGCGCATTTCCTGGTCCATTGCCAAAAGCTATCTTTCGGCGTTGTTCGGGGTCCTGCTGGACGACGGTACCGTGGCGTCCATAACGGATCCCGTCACCAAATACGCGCCCAAACTGGTCGGGTCGGCCTATGACGGTGCCAGTATCCGCGATGTGCTGAACATGACAAGCGGCGTGACATTCGACGAAGACTACTTTGACAAGCTGTCGGATATCAATCGCATGGGATATGTCGTGGCTTTGGGCGGAACCCTGGATGATTTCACAGCCAGCTTTACCGACCGCTTTGCCGATCCAGGCAAAGTCTGGGAGTATGTGTCGATCGACACCCATGTGCTGAGCATGGTGATCCGCGGTGCCACTGGGCGCAGCATTTCCGATCTGTTGGCAGAAAAGATCATTGCCCCGCTCGGATTGGAACAAGATGGCTATTACGTCACCGATGGTGCAAGCGTCGCCTTTGTTCTGGGCGGCTTGAACTTCACCACACGGGACTATGCCCGTTTTGGGCAGATGATCCTGCAAGATGGTCAATTTAACGGGCAACAGATTGTTCCCGCCGACTGGATCAGAGCATCAACAACGGCTACCGCCCCCACAGAACCAGGCAAGCTTGGCTACGGCTATCAATGGTGGATCCCCAAGGGCGCCCACCAAGGCGAATTCATGGGCCACGGTGTGTATGGGCAGTATTTGTATGTGGACCGGGCCAATGACGTGCTGATCGTGACCACCGGTGCCGACAGGCGGTTTCGGGACACAGGAATAAGCGACAAGAACGTGGAAATGTTTCGCAAGATCGCTCAAAGCCTGTAGGCTGCCCCCATGAAACCAGATGCGTCTATCAACGTTTTGGGAGGCCCGCTGCACTCCTGCTCGACTGATCCGATCACCGGGTTCTTTCGCGACGGCCACTGCAACACATGCGAACAGGATCAGGGCAGCCACACCGTCTGTGCGGTGATGACGGCCGAATTCCTGGCATTCTCGAAATATGTCGGCAACGACCTCAGCACCCCACGGCCGGAATTTCACTTTGCCGGACTAAAGCCAGGAGACCGTTGGTGCCTGTGTGCCGCTCGTTTTCTGCAAGCGGCCGATGAGGGGTGCGGCCCTGGGGTCCATTTGGCGGGAACACACCAACGGGCGCTTGAAATTGTGCCGTTAGACGTTTTGAAGCGACACGGCACTGACGTTTGACACGCCGCGACACTGCCCCGACCGTTCCAGGCAAAAAGAGGGCGACGCATCCCCCCGGAGGCGCCGCCCTTGTACTCGTCGCGGTTGACCCGTCAGTGCAAAATCAATCCGTATCGCGGCCTTCGGTGTCGGACATGTCAAAACCCAAATGCCGTGCAACGGTAAAGATGTCCTTGTCGCCCCGCCCACACATATTCATGACGATGATGTGATCCTTTGGCAGGTTCGGTGCGATCTTCATCACATGCGCCAAGGCATGAGACGGTTCGAGCGCGGGAATGATCCCTTCCAGAGCACAGCTGACCTGAAAGGCTTCCAGCGCTTCTTTGTCGGTGATCGACACGTATTCGGCGCGGCCAATTTCGTGCAACCAGGCATGTTCCGGCCCGATACCAGGATAGTCGAGCCCAGCCGAGATCGAGAAGCCTTCCTGAATCTGACCGTCTTCATCCTGCAGCAGATAGGTGCGATTGCCGTGCAGCACGCCCGGTCGACCGCCAGTCAACGAAGCACAATGCTCCATCTTTTCGTCCACGCCTTTGCCGCCGGCTTCGACACCGATGATCCCGACAGATTTGTCATCGAGGAACGGATGGAACAGCCCCATGGCGTTCGACCCCCCGCCGATGGCCGCAATCACTGTATCCGGTAGACGTCCCTCGCCTTCCTGTTCCGCCAGCTGCCAGCGGACTTCCTTGCCGATGATCGACTGAAAATCACGAACCATCGCAGGATAAGGGTGCGGACCAGCAACAGTACCAATGCAGTAGAAGGTGTCGCGCACATTGGTCACCCAATCGCGCAGGGCGTCGTTCATAGCATCCTTGAGCGTTCCGCGGCCAGAGGTCACCGGGATGACGTCGGCCCCCAGCAGACGCATTCGGAAAACGTTGGGGGCCTGCCGCCGAACGTCATGAGCACCCATATAGACAATACATTTCAAACCGAATTTGGCACAAACCGTGGCGGTGGCCACCCCATGCTGGCCTGCTCCGGTTTCCGCGATGATACGGGTCTTGCCCATGCGACGCGCCAGAATGATCTGGCCCAACACGTTGTTGACCTTGTGCGCGCCGGTGTGGTTCAACTCGTCACGCTTCATATAGACCTTGGCACCACCCAGATGGTCGGTCAGTCGTTCCGCAAAATACAGCGGGCTCGGACGGCCGACGTAATGCTTCCAAAGATCATCCATTTCCGCCCAAAAGGTCGGATCATCCTTGGCCCGGTCGTACTCCTCTTCGAGGCTCAGGATCAGCGGCATCAGGGTCTCGCTAACGAAACGTCCCCCAAAAATGCCAAAGCGACCCCGTTCGTCGGGACCATTCATGAAGCTGTTGAAAAGATCGTCGGCCATATGTCACGCCCTCTGTTGGCTTTGCTTATGTCCTAGAGCGCAAA
Protein-coding regions in this window:
- the trpB gene encoding tryptophan synthase subunit beta, with amino-acid sequence MADDLFNSFMNGPDERGRFGIFGGRFVSETLMPLILSLEEEYDRAKDDPTFWAEMDDLWKHYVGRPSPLYFAERLTDHLGGAKVYMKRDELNHTGAHKVNNVLGQIILARRMGKTRIIAETGAGQHGVATATVCAKFGLKCIVYMGAHDVRRQAPNVFRMRLLGADVIPVTSGRGTLKDAMNDALRDWVTNVRDTFYCIGTVAGPHPYPAMVRDFQSIIGKEVRWQLAEQEGEGRLPDTVIAAIGGGSNAMGLFHPFLDDKSVGIIGVEAGGKGVDEKMEHCASLTGGRPGVLHGNRTYLLQDEDGQIQEGFSISAGLDYPGIGPEHAWLHEIGRAEYVSITDKEALEAFQVSCALEGIIPALEPSHALAHVMKIAPNLPKDHIIVMNMCGRGDKDIFTVARHLGFDMSDTEGRDTD
- a CDS encoding beta-lactamase family protein, whose amino-acid sequence is MRRFGKWLGRILVLLVLAAALVGFWKREEVNRLLAVNSLFSPEKIVHNFSNMDSAFLSTPVSRGNAPVSPLLQGAEMELPDGVDQWVIDRSVTSMLVMHGGEVRFEAYYLGTNPDDRRISWSIAKSYLSALFGVLLDDGTVASITDPVTKYAPKLVGSAYDGASIRDVLNMTSGVTFDEDYFDKLSDINRMGYVVALGGTLDDFTASFTDRFADPGKVWEYVSIDTHVLSMVIRGATGRSISDLLAEKIIAPLGLEQDGYYVTDGASVAFVLGGLNFTTRDYARFGQMILQDGQFNGQQIVPADWIRASTTATAPTEPGKLGYGYQWWIPKGAHQGEFMGHGVYGQYLYVDRANDVLIVTTGADRRFRDTGISDKNVEMFRKIAQSL
- a CDS encoding DUF2237 domain-containing protein yields the protein MKPDASINVLGGPLHSCSTDPITGFFRDGHCNTCEQDQGSHTVCAVMTAEFLAFSKYVGNDLSTPRPEFHFAGLKPGDRWCLCAARFLQAADEGCGPGVHLAGTHQRALEIVPLDVLKRHGTDV